A genomic region of Pontibaca methylaminivorans contains the following coding sequences:
- the fliP gene encoding flagellar type III secretion system pore protein FliP (The bacterial flagellar biogenesis protein FliP forms a type III secretion system (T3SS)-type pore required for flagellar assembly.) translates to MRIPAAVPAALAIGALLLVPQVAQAQEITLSLGEGGSVSARSIQLIVLITLLSLAPGLAIMVTCFPFLVTVLGILRQAIGLQQSPPNMLIVSLALFLTYFVMEPVFTQAWDTGISPLLAETIDTETAIERVLIPFREFMAARVDAGTFRSMAELRPGLEVLEPAPDAPMSVLVPSFLLSEIARAFQIGFLIFLPFLIIDLVVAAVLMSMGMMMVPPAIVALPFKLAFFVVADGWSLVAGALVRSYQP, encoded by the coding sequence ATGAGGATCCCCGCCGCGGTACCGGCGGCCCTTGCGATCGGTGCGCTTCTGCTTGTTCCGCAGGTGGCGCAGGCGCAGGAGATCACGCTTTCGCTCGGCGAGGGCGGCTCGGTTTCCGCGCGCTCGATCCAGCTCATCGTCCTGATCACCCTGCTGAGCCTCGCGCCCGGCCTTGCGATCATGGTGACCTGCTTTCCGTTTCTGGTCACGGTGCTCGGCATCCTGCGGCAGGCGATCGGCCTTCAGCAGAGCCCGCCCAACATGCTGATCGTGAGCCTTGCGCTGTTCCTGACCTATTTCGTGATGGAGCCGGTGTTCACGCAGGCCTGGGACACCGGCATATCGCCGCTGCTGGCCGAAACCATCGACACCGAGACCGCGATCGAACGCGTGCTGATCCCGTTCCGCGAATTCATGGCGGCGCGGGTCGATGCCGGCACCTTCCGCTCGATGGCCGAACTGCGCCCCGGGCTCGAGGTGCTGGAACCCGCCCCCGATGCACCGATGTCGGTGCTGGTGCCGAGCTTCCTGCTGTCCGAGATCGCCCGTGCCTTCCAGATCGGATTCCTGATCTTCCTGCCATTCCTGATCATCGACCTGGTGGTCGCGGCGGTGCTCATGTCCATGGGGATGATGATGGTGCCGCCGGCGATCGTCGCGCTTCCGTTCAAGCTTGCCTTCTTCGTGGTCGCCGACGGCTGGAGTCTGGTCGCCGGGGCATTGGTGCGCAGCTATCAGCCCTGA
- a CDS encoding FliM/FliN family flagellar motor switch protein: protein MDDDRTNEANPDAGAGAETGVATPRPFDSVPIEIIVSVGKARPLIRDLMTMGRNAVLTLDRRIEDPVELYVGDRLVARGQLEQIEGEHGSQLAVRLSEIADLQSGLG, encoded by the coding sequence ATGGATGACGACAGGACAAACGAGGCCAACCCCGACGCCGGGGCAGGAGCAGAGACCGGAGTCGCGACGCCGCGCCCGTTCGATTCGGTTCCGATCGAGATCATCGTCTCGGTCGGCAAGGCGCGGCCGCTGATCCGCGACCTGATGACCATGGGCCGCAACGCGGTTCTGACGCTCGACCGTCGGATCGAGGATCCGGTCGAGCTTTACGTCGGCGACCGTCTTGTCGCGCGCGGCCAGCTCGAACAGATCGAGGGCGAGCACGGCAGCCAGCTGGCGGTGCGCCTGAGCGAGATCGCCGACCTTCAGAGCGGGCTCGGATGA
- a CDS encoding FliH/SctL family protein yields MPVSHLFEDFGNDDPAGSGLRILSEEALEDHRLAAFEQGYSAGWDDAMAARDQERARVSAALARTLEDLSFTYHEVRGQLLEAIEPVFRSLTAAVLPEVMMRGFGHHVVEKLGDLSRERMAGPVRITVATGEGQGLRELLAPDVALRVTVAEDPALDEGAAIIRIGEREHEIDAPGLIAALSESIGSFFEDVGKDAGNG; encoded by the coding sequence ATGCCCGTCTCGCATCTGTTCGAGGACTTCGGCAATGACGATCCCGCTGGCAGCGGCCTGCGGATCCTGTCCGAAGAGGCGCTCGAGGATCACCGGCTTGCGGCCTTCGAGCAGGGATATTCGGCCGGCTGGGACGACGCGATGGCGGCCCGCGATCAGGAGCGCGCCCGGGTCTCGGCCGCGCTTGCCCGCACGCTCGAGGATCTGTCCTTTACCTATCACGAGGTGCGCGGGCAGCTTCTCGAGGCCATCGAGCCCGTGTTCCGCAGCCTCACCGCCGCGGTCCTTCCCGAGGTCATGATGCGCGGCTTCGGTCATCATGTCGTGGAAAAGCTTGGCGATCTCAGCCGCGAGCGGATGGCCGGGCCGGTGCGGATCACGGTCGCGACGGGCGAGGGGCAGGGGCTGCGCGAATTGCTGGCGCCGGACGTCGCGCTGCGGGTCACGGTGGCGGAAGATCCTGCGCTCGACGAGGGGGCCGCGATCATCCGGATCGGAGAGCGCGAGCACGAGATCGACGCGCCGGGCCTGATCGCTGCCCTGAGTGAATCGATCGGATCGTTTTTCGAGGATGTGGGCAAGGACGCAGGCAATGGATGA
- the fliF gene encoding flagellar basal-body MS-ring/collar protein FliF, with protein sequence MQQLVRTWSGLGRRRQIIVAAAGAATVLIVMVMSALAARPSMQLLYAGLEPDAAGEVVQALEQHGVAYRISGNAIHVPAARRDELRMILAGDGLPATGGRGYELLDSLSGFGTTAQMFDATYWRAKEGELARTIVASPHVSQARVHIAHAAAGPFQRAAAPTASVLLTARGGPISPEQANAIRYLVASAITGMEVENVAVIDSRRGLVGPAESETVANSADERSQQLRSRVLRLLEARVGAGNAVVEVSVETVTDTESIRRRQIDPEERVAISTDTEERRDSSRNQGQGEVTIASHLPEGDGARSDGSQAQSSETRERVNYEVSQTEHEILRGPGAVRRLTVAVLVNGVSGADATGAVTVQPRAEAELEALRELVASAVGFDAERGDVITLRSMELPAVAEEGTMASTTFLKGLGLDLMSLIQILALAIVAIVLGLFVVRPILARPHPALPRPETGALPKPARSEPVDAPEALTGEIDDGPDPRFETAPVRRRENEVALAGAGAASPSERLRAMIGERQEQTVEILRSWLDEQGESA encoded by the coding sequence GGCGCGGCAACGGTGCTGATCGTCATGGTCATGTCGGCGCTGGCCGCGCGCCCCTCGATGCAGCTGCTTTACGCGGGGCTCGAGCCGGATGCGGCCGGCGAGGTCGTGCAGGCGCTTGAACAGCATGGGGTCGCCTACCGGATCAGCGGCAACGCGATCCACGTGCCCGCGGCCCGGCGGGATGAACTGCGCATGATCCTGGCCGGTGACGGGCTGCCCGCGACCGGCGGGCGGGGCTATGAGCTGCTTGATTCGCTGAGCGGATTCGGCACCACGGCGCAGATGTTCGATGCAACATACTGGCGCGCGAAGGAGGGCGAACTGGCCCGCACCATCGTCGCAAGCCCCCATGTCTCGCAGGCGCGGGTGCATATCGCCCATGCCGCCGCGGGCCCGTTCCAGCGCGCCGCCGCGCCGACCGCATCGGTTCTGCTGACCGCGCGGGGCGGCCCGATCTCTCCCGAACAGGCCAATGCCATCCGCTATCTGGTGGCTTCGGCCATCACCGGGATGGAGGTCGAGAATGTTGCGGTGATCGATTCGCGCCGCGGGCTCGTCGGCCCGGCGGAGAGCGAAACGGTCGCGAATTCCGCCGACGAGCGCTCCCAGCAGTTGCGCAGCCGGGTTCTGCGCCTGCTCGAGGCCCGGGTCGGGGCCGGCAATGCCGTGGTCGAGGTGAGCGTGGAGACCGTGACCGACACCGAATCGATCCGCCGCCGCCAGATCGACCCGGAGGAACGCGTCGCGATCAGCACCGACACCGAGGAGCGGCGCGATTCCTCGCGCAACCAGGGGCAGGGCGAGGTCACGATCGCCTCGCATCTGCCGGAGGGCGACGGCGCACGCTCCGACGGCTCGCAGGCCCAGAGCAGCGAGACGCGCGAGCGCGTGAACTACGAGGTCTCGCAGACCGAACATGAAATCCTGCGCGGGCCGGGGGCGGTACGCCGGCTCACGGTCGCGGTGCTCGTGAACGGGGTGAGCGGCGCGGATGCGACCGGCGCGGTCACGGTGCAGCCGCGTGCGGAGGCCGAACTCGAGGCGCTGCGCGAACTGGTTGCCTCGGCGGTCGGATTCGACGCGGAGCGCGGCGACGTCATCACGCTGCGCTCGATGGAACTGCCGGCGGTCGCGGAGGAGGGCACCATGGCCAGCACGACGTTCCTCAAGGGGCTCGGGCTCGATCTCATGTCGCTCATCCAGATCCTGGCGCTGGCGATCGTCGCGATCGTTCTCGGCCTGTTCGTCGTGCGCCCGATTCTCGCCCGGCCGCACCCGGCGCTGCCCCGACCGGAGACCGGCGCCCTGCCGAAACCCGCGCGCAGCGAACCGGTCGATGCGCCCGAGGCGCTGACCGGAGAGATCGACGACGGGCCGGATCCCCGCTTTGAAACTGCGCCGGTGCGGCGCCGCGAGAACGAGGTCGCCCTCGCCGGTGCCGGCGCGGCCAGCCCGTCGGAGCGGCTGCGCGCGATGATCGGAGAGCGCCAGGAGCAGACCGTCGAGATCCTGCGCAGCTGGCTTGACGAACAGGGAGAGAGCGCCTGA